In one window of Denticeps clupeoides chromosome 2, fDenClu1.1, whole genome shotgun sequence DNA:
- the erlin1 gene encoding erlin-1 codes for MTMAHVGAVVAAVTGVMAVFLHSSIHKIEEGHLAVYYRGGALLTSPNGPGYHIMLPFITAYRSVQTTLQTDEVKNVPCGTSGGVMIYFDRIEVVNMLVPSAVVDIVRNYTADYDKTLIFNKIHHELNQFCSVHTLQEVYIELFDIIDENLKTALQKDLNAMAPGLTIQAVRVTKPKIPEAIRRNFELMEAEKTRLLITAQTQRVVEKEAETERKKAVIEAQKVAEVAEIQFRQKVMEKETEKKISEIEDAAFVAREKAKADAEFYTAAKFAEANRLKLTPEYLELMKYQAIASNSKIYFGQEIPSMFVDNSAGPGAKGLQSDHSPELQEVLGGAERSKREFQSRAKADGH; via the exons ATGACCATGGCCCACGTCGGGGCAGTAGTGGCCGCAGTGACAGGGGTGATGGCTGTTTTTCTGCACTCCTCCATACACAAGATCGAAGAGGGCCATTTGGCGGTTTACTACAG gggagGAGCCCTGCTGACTTCTCCTAATGGCCCTGGGTACCACATAATGTTGCCTTTCATCACCGCATACAGATCTGTGCAG ACAACTCTACAAACAGATGAAGTGAAGAATGTGCCTTGTGGGACAAG TGGAGGAGTTATGATCTACTTTGATCGGATCGAAGTGGTCAACATGCTGGTGCCATCCGCTG TGGTGGACATTGTGAGGAACTACACAGCAGATTATGACAAAACTCTCATATTTAACAAGATCCACCATGAGCTCAACCAGTTCTGCAGTGTTCATACTCTTCAGGAGGTCTACATCGAGCTTTTTG ACATTATTGATGAGAACCTGAAAACTGCTCTGCAGAAGGACCTCAATGCCATGGCTCCTGGCCTCACGATTCAG GCAGTTCGTGTGACCAAACCTAAGATCCCTGAGGCCATCAGAAGGAATTTCGAACTGAT GGAGGCTGAGAAGACAAGGCTGCTGATCACAGCTCAGACACAAAGAGTTGTGGAGAAGGAGGCTGAGACTGAGAGGAAGAAGGCTGTGATAG AGGCCCAGAAGGTGGCTGAAGTTGCAGAGATTCAGTTTCGTCAGAAAGTGATGGAGAAGGAGACTGAGAAGAAGATCTCTGAGATTGAAG ATGCTGCTTTTGTAGCCAGAGAGAAAGCAAAGGCTGATGCTGAATTCTACACTGCTGCAAAGTTTGCTGAAGCCAATAGG TTGAAATTGACCCCAGAGTATCTGGAGCTCATGAAGTACCAGGCCATCGCCTCCAACAGCAAAATTTATTTTGGCCAGGAGATCCCCAGCATGTTTGTAGACAACAGTGCTGGCCCAGGGGCAAAGGGCCTGCAGAGTGACCATAGTCCTGAGTTGCAGGAGGTCCTGGGTGGAGCAGAACGATCTAAGAGAGAGTTCCAGTCACGAGCAAAGGCAGATGGCCACTAA
- the chuk gene encoding inhibitor of nuclear factor kappa-B kinase subunit alpha isoform X1, translating into MEKPPFRQNQVCGSWALKERLGTGGFGHVYLYQHMETSEKIAVKLCRLELNAKNKDRWSREIQIMKKLENVNVVTARDVPEEMKHIALNDLPLLAMEYCSKGDLRKLLSRPENCCGLKESEVLSLLNDVGSGIQYLHENKIIHRDLKPENIVLQEINGKLVHKIIDLGYAKDLDQGSLCTSFVGTLQYLAPELFENKPYTVTVDYWSFGTMVFECSCGFRPFLHNLQPVQWTNKVRHKGPKDIMAVEDMNGEVRFSTSLPYPNNLSSTLKGLLESLLQLMLKWDPVQRGGPVNPDTRQPECFALLDQILNMKVVHILNLKTTQLHSFLLSPDEGLHSLQQRIEATTGIEHLNQELLQETGVSLDPRKPAAQCVLDGVRGWDSYVVYLFDKSLTKYNGPFTARPLPESVNFIVRETKTQLPLSALKKVWGEAVSYICGLREDYSRLFQGQRAAMLSLLRYNTNLTRFKHVMFSVSQQLKAKLDFFKSSIQYDLEKYSDQMQYGISSEKMLKAWQDNEEKAAAFAQVAEVGHLDEEIMALHSEIVELQRSPYARRQAEVMEQLEENAIELYKQLKAKCKMPDPQHGYSDSSEMVKVIIQTVQNQDRVLRELYTHLSKILLSKQKIINLFPKIERTLESIKEAENTVMQMQMKRQREFWHLLKIACAQNSSRGSIATGSDMGGSLHLSTWACSPSPHQQLTPCPPQQLCSLPTPQDSESVSHLLEENQKYLDQLTSLLQESTEEKPERIMDQDWSWTKYESLISKAQHI; encoded by the exons ATGGAGAAGCCCCCGTTCAGACAGAACCAGGTGTGCGGTTCTTGGGCGCTGAAGGAACGGCTCGGCACCGGCGGGTTCGGCCATGTTTACCTTTATCAGCATATG gAGACCTCTGAGAAAATTGCTGTAAAACTCTGTCGGTTGGAACTGAATGCCAAAAACAAGGACAGATGGAGTCGGGAAATTCAGATCATGAAAAA GTTGGAAAATGTGAACGTGGTGACTGCCAGAGATGTACCAGAAGAGATGAAGCATATAGCACTTAATGATTTACCACTTTTAGCCATGGAGTACTGCTCCAAGGGAGATCTGCGTAAG CTGCTAAGTAGACCCGAAAATTGCTGTGgactgaaagaaagtgaagttcTGTCTTTACTCAATGATGTGG GGTCAGGTATTCAGTACCTACATGAAAACAAGATCATTCACAGAGACCTGAAACCGGAGAACATTGTGCTTCAGGAGATCAATGGAAAG CTTGTTCATAAGATTATAGACCTGGGCTATGCCAAAGACCTGGATCAGGGCAGCTTGTGTACTTCATTCGTTGGCACATTGCAGTACCTG GCCCCAGAGCTCTTTGAGAACAAGCCCTACACAGTGACTGTGGACTACTGGAGTTTTGGCACAATGGTTTTCGAATGCAGCTGTGGCTTTCGTCCCTTTCTGCACAACCTGCAACCTGTTCAATG GACAAACAAGGTGCGCCACAAAGGTCCTAAGGACATCATGGCAGTGGAGGATATGAATGGAGAAGTGCGGTTCTCCACTAGCTTGCCATACCCCAACAACTTGAGCAG CACTCTCAAAGGTCTGCTTGAGAGCCTCCTCCAGCTGATGCTGAAGTGGGACCCAGTGCAGAGGGGTGGGCCAGTGAACCCTGACACCAGACAGCCTGAGTGTTTTGCTCTGCTGGACCAGATCCTCAACATGAAG GTGGTTCATATACTTAACTTGAAGACTACACAGTTACACTCATTCCTGCTCAGTCCTGATGAGGGGCTCCACTCTCTGCAGCAGCGAATTGAGGCAACCACTGGCATTGAGCATCTCAACCAGGAGCTCCTGCAGGAAACTGGAGTGTCACTGGACCCCAGGAAGCCTGCGGCCCAGTGTGTTCTGGATGGGGTG AGAGGGTGGGACAGCTATGTTGTGTACTTGTTTGACAAAAGCCTGACTAAGTACAATGGACCCTTCACTGCAAGACCTCTACCTGAAAGCGTCAATTTTATAG TGCGGGAGACGAAGACCCAGCTGCCCCTCAGCGCTCTGAAGAAAGTGTGGGGGGAGGCAGTGAGCTACATCTGTGGCCTGAGAGAGGACTACAGCCGACTTTTCCAGGGCCAGAGAGCTGCAAT GCTGAGCCTGTTGCGCTACAACACCAACCTGACACGCTTTAAGCATGTGATGTTCTCAGTGTCCCAGCAGCTGAAGGCCAAGCTGGATTTCTTTAAGAGCAGCATTCAGTATGACCTGGAAAAATACAGTGACCAAATGCAGTATGGGATCT CTTCTGAGAAAATGTTGAAAGCATGGCAGGACAATGAGGAAAAGGCAGCAGCATTTGCCCAG GTGGCAGAGGTTGGACACCTGGATGAGGAAATCATGGCTCTGCACTCTGAGATTGTCGAGCTGCAGAGGAGCCCTTACGCCCGTCGCCAGGCAGAAGTCATGGAGCAACT TGAGGAGAACGCAATTGAGCTCTACAAGCAGTTGAAAGCCAAATGCAAAA TGCCAGACCCTCAACATGGCTACAGTGATAGCTCTGAAATGGTGAAGGTGATCATACAGACAGTACAGAACCAAGACCGTGTTCTAAGAGAGCTTTACACTCATCTCAG CAAAATTTTGCTTAGCAAGCAGAAGATCATCAACCTCTTCCCTAAAATTGAGAGGACGCTTGAGAGCATTAAGGAGGCTGAAAACACAGTCATGCAGATGCAGATGAAGAGACAGAGGGAGTTTTGGCACCTGCTAAAGATTGCCTGT GCCCAGAATTCCAGCCGAGGATCTATTGCCACAGGCTCTGATATGGGTGGATCCCTGCACCTCTCCACCTGGGCCTGCAGCCCATCGCCACACCAACAGCTCACCCCGTGCCCTCCGCAGCAGCTCTGCTCCCTCCCTACACCCCAGGACAG TGAGTCTGTTAGTCATTTATTGGAGGAAAACCAGAAATACCTGGACCAGCTTACAAGTCTGCTGCAGGAGTCGACAGAGGAGAAACCGGAGAGGATCATG gatcAGGATTGGAGCTGGACAAAATATGAATCCTTAATCTCAAAAGCACAGCATATATAA
- the chuk gene encoding inhibitor of nuclear factor kappa-B kinase subunit alpha isoform X2 codes for MEKPPFRQNQVCGSWALKERLGTGGFGHVYLYQHMETSEKIAVKLCRLELNAKNKDRWSREIQIMKKLENVNVVTARDVPEEMKHIALNDLPLLAMEYCSKGDLRKLLSRPENCCGLKESEVLSLLNDVGSGIQYLHENKIIHRDLKPENIVLQEINGKLVHKIIDLGYAKDLDQGSLCTSFVGTLQYLAPELFENKPYTVTVDYWSFGTMVFECSCGFRPFLHNLQPVQWTNKVRHKGPKDIMAVEDMNGEVRFSTSLPYPNNLSSTLKGLLESLLQLMLKWDPVQRGGPVNPDTRQPECFALLDQILNMKVVHILNLKTTQLHSFLLSPDEGLHSLQQRIEATTGIEHLNQELLQETGVSLDPRKPAAQCVLDGVRGWDSYVVYLFDKSLTKYNGPFTARPLPESVNFIVRETKTQLPLSALKKVWGEAVSYICGLREDYSRLFQGQRAAMLSLLRYNTNLTRFKHVMFSVSQQLKAKLDFFKSSIQYDLEKYSDQMQYGISSEKMLKAWQDNEEKAAAFAQVAEVGHLDEEIMALHSEIVELQRSPYARRQAEVMEQLEENAIELYKQLKAKCKMPDPQHGYSDSSEMVKVIIQTVQNQDRVLRELYTHLSKILLSKQKIINLFPKIERTLESIKEAENTVMQMQMKRQREFWHLLKIACAQNSSRGSIATGSDMGGSLHLSTWACSPSPHQQLTPCPPQQLCSLPTPQDRKQVPLVKTAYPKLSLSMF; via the exons ATGGAGAAGCCCCCGTTCAGACAGAACCAGGTGTGCGGTTCTTGGGCGCTGAAGGAACGGCTCGGCACCGGCGGGTTCGGCCATGTTTACCTTTATCAGCATATG gAGACCTCTGAGAAAATTGCTGTAAAACTCTGTCGGTTGGAACTGAATGCCAAAAACAAGGACAGATGGAGTCGGGAAATTCAGATCATGAAAAA GTTGGAAAATGTGAACGTGGTGACTGCCAGAGATGTACCAGAAGAGATGAAGCATATAGCACTTAATGATTTACCACTTTTAGCCATGGAGTACTGCTCCAAGGGAGATCTGCGTAAG CTGCTAAGTAGACCCGAAAATTGCTGTGgactgaaagaaagtgaagttcTGTCTTTACTCAATGATGTGG GGTCAGGTATTCAGTACCTACATGAAAACAAGATCATTCACAGAGACCTGAAACCGGAGAACATTGTGCTTCAGGAGATCAATGGAAAG CTTGTTCATAAGATTATAGACCTGGGCTATGCCAAAGACCTGGATCAGGGCAGCTTGTGTACTTCATTCGTTGGCACATTGCAGTACCTG GCCCCAGAGCTCTTTGAGAACAAGCCCTACACAGTGACTGTGGACTACTGGAGTTTTGGCACAATGGTTTTCGAATGCAGCTGTGGCTTTCGTCCCTTTCTGCACAACCTGCAACCTGTTCAATG GACAAACAAGGTGCGCCACAAAGGTCCTAAGGACATCATGGCAGTGGAGGATATGAATGGAGAAGTGCGGTTCTCCACTAGCTTGCCATACCCCAACAACTTGAGCAG CACTCTCAAAGGTCTGCTTGAGAGCCTCCTCCAGCTGATGCTGAAGTGGGACCCAGTGCAGAGGGGTGGGCCAGTGAACCCTGACACCAGACAGCCTGAGTGTTTTGCTCTGCTGGACCAGATCCTCAACATGAAG GTGGTTCATATACTTAACTTGAAGACTACACAGTTACACTCATTCCTGCTCAGTCCTGATGAGGGGCTCCACTCTCTGCAGCAGCGAATTGAGGCAACCACTGGCATTGAGCATCTCAACCAGGAGCTCCTGCAGGAAACTGGAGTGTCACTGGACCCCAGGAAGCCTGCGGCCCAGTGTGTTCTGGATGGGGTG AGAGGGTGGGACAGCTATGTTGTGTACTTGTTTGACAAAAGCCTGACTAAGTACAATGGACCCTTCACTGCAAGACCTCTACCTGAAAGCGTCAATTTTATAG TGCGGGAGACGAAGACCCAGCTGCCCCTCAGCGCTCTGAAGAAAGTGTGGGGGGAGGCAGTGAGCTACATCTGTGGCCTGAGAGAGGACTACAGCCGACTTTTCCAGGGCCAGAGAGCTGCAAT GCTGAGCCTGTTGCGCTACAACACCAACCTGACACGCTTTAAGCATGTGATGTTCTCAGTGTCCCAGCAGCTGAAGGCCAAGCTGGATTTCTTTAAGAGCAGCATTCAGTATGACCTGGAAAAATACAGTGACCAAATGCAGTATGGGATCT CTTCTGAGAAAATGTTGAAAGCATGGCAGGACAATGAGGAAAAGGCAGCAGCATTTGCCCAG GTGGCAGAGGTTGGACACCTGGATGAGGAAATCATGGCTCTGCACTCTGAGATTGTCGAGCTGCAGAGGAGCCCTTACGCCCGTCGCCAGGCAGAAGTCATGGAGCAACT TGAGGAGAACGCAATTGAGCTCTACAAGCAGTTGAAAGCCAAATGCAAAA TGCCAGACCCTCAACATGGCTACAGTGATAGCTCTGAAATGGTGAAGGTGATCATACAGACAGTACAGAACCAAGACCGTGTTCTAAGAGAGCTTTACACTCATCTCAG CAAAATTTTGCTTAGCAAGCAGAAGATCATCAACCTCTTCCCTAAAATTGAGAGGACGCTTGAGAGCATTAAGGAGGCTGAAAACACAGTCATGCAGATGCAGATGAAGAGACAGAGGGAGTTTTGGCACCTGCTAAAGATTGCCTGT GCCCAGAATTCCAGCCGAGGATCTATTGCCACAGGCTCTGATATGGGTGGATCCCTGCACCTCTCCACCTGGGCCTGCAGCCCATCGCCACACCAACAGCTCACCCCGTGCCCTCCGCAGCAGCTCTGCTCCCTCCCTACACCCCAGGACAG GAAACAAGTGCCACTGGTGAAGACAGCTTATCCCAAGCTAAGCCTCTCCATGTTCtaa